From the genome of Triticum aestivum cultivar Chinese Spring chromosome 3B, IWGSC CS RefSeq v2.1, whole genome shotgun sequence, one region includes:
- the LOC123070165 gene encoding uncharacterized protein: MGSLDSPAGSGSYKRAAAPASVPRAPSAGGGAARRPGVRSRLARFVLVDKVDFLQWIGTAAAFFFVTILVYTFLPGSVVVENPTMLLPSRRASGGWGQGGTEAVLPRGLGGLENGEGLTFEPTRLREKWARERSQDAQSLAELGRPVKRAGARKPRLALVFGDLSPDAMQLQMISVASVLEAMGYEMKVFSFGDGPCSSIWRTIGIPVEILPVDTKLLTSIDWLDYDGMLVNSIEARPVFSSLLQEPFKSVPVIWTVQETSLAHCIREYKSSGMTQILGGWQEVFSRANVIVFPNYILPVMYAAFDSGNYFVIPGSPAPAFQADRFIVKNYDKDVRISLSLGPRDFVIAMVGSQFSYDGLLMEEALVLQAVGPLLQQYPSENSTQTELKVRILTGNQTDKHRIALEAIALNVGFSRGAVEHVAVEDTDNLLAIANLVIYCSCFDEQSFPNVLVEAMILEKLVIAPDLGMITKYIDDGINGLLFPRKNIAMLSQVLLQVVSNGELSDLGKNIASVGKARAKDLMASEAIEGYAVLLENVIKFPSETLTPLTAGEIPLPLKQEWKWHLFEGVEHLYNVNESLADCKMLQKMDWHRNRKDDPHSITPKIDETFSAIAWREERANGIMSAKMKLEEEYLKERSDQPHGTWEEVHRNVKRVDRMKNELHERDEKELERTGQPLCIYEPFYGEGTWPFLHQSSLYRGIGLSSKGRRFGADDIDASSRLPLLNSGYYRDILGEFGAFFALANRIDRIHKNSWIGFQSWRVTARKANLSKNAESAMLEAIQTQKHGDAFYFWVRMDQDPRNHANQDFWSLCDAINAGNCRLAVLEAFQRMYGFQLDGDLSSLPRMPNDGDTWSVMQSWVLPTRSFLEFVMFSRMFVDALDAQMYDKHHQTGHCILSLHRDKHCYSGVLELIVNVWAFHSARRMVYVNPETGAMQEQHPLEGRRGQMSIQWFSYATLKSMDEDLAEEADADHPDRRWLWPQTGEVVWQGLYERERTMRQQEKERRKQQTKDKIQRMKKRARQKTIGRYIKPPSDDAGRLNDTRTDS, translated from the exons ATGGGCTCCCTCGACAGCCCCGCCGGGTCGGGGAGCTACAAGcgcgcggcggcgccggcctcgGTGCCGCGCGCCCCGTCGGCCGGCGGAGGCGCGGCGCGGAGGCCGGGCGTGAGATCCAGGCTCGCGCGGTTCGTGCTCGTCGACAAGGTGGACTTCCTTCAGTGGATCGGCACCGctgccgccttcttcttcgtcaccATTCTCGTCTACACCTTCCTCCCCGGATCGGTCGTCGTCGAGAACCCGACGATGCTGCTCCCTTCGCGACGCGCCAGCGGGGGATGGGGGCAGGGCGGGACCGAAGCCGTGCTGCCTCGCGGCCTCGGCGGGCTGGAGAACGGTGAGGGCCTCACGTTCGAGCCCACGAGGCTGCGGGAGAAGTGGGCGAGGGAGCGGAGCCAGGATGCTCAGAGCTTGGCGGAGCTCGGGAGACCCGTCAAGAGGGCCGGGGCCCGGAAGCCGCGCCTCGCCTTG GTGTTTGGGGATCTCTCTCCCGACGCAATGCAGCTTCAGATGATCAGCGTCGCCTCTGTGCTGGAGGCGATGGGCTACGAAATGAAG GTTTTCTCATTTGGGGATGGCCCATGTAGTAGTATTTGGAGGACTATTGGCATACCAGTTGAGATCTTACCTGTGGACACAAAGTTACTCACTTCTATAGATTGGCTAGA CTATGATGGCATGCTTGTAAACTCAATTGAAGCAAGGCCAGTATTTTCAAG TCTTTTGCAGGAGCCTTTCAAATCCGTACCTGTCATTTGGACTGTGCAAGAGACTTCCCTCGCTCATTGTATTAGGGAATATAAGTCTAGTGGAATGACTCAAATCCTAGGTGGTTGGCAAGAAGTCTTTAGCAGGGCAAATGTTATAGTTTTTCCCAACTACATATTGCCG GTGATGTATGCTGCATTTGATTCTGGTAACTATTTCGTGATTCCAGGTTCTCCTGCACCAGCATTTCAAGCTGATAGATTTATTGTGAAAAATTATGACAAAGATGTGAGAATCAGCCTGAGTTTAGGTCCAAGAGATTTTGTAATTGCTATGGTTGGTAGTCAGTTTTCATATGATGGGCTTTTGATGGAAGAGGCACTTGTCTTGCAAGCAGTAGGACCTCTTTTACAGCAGTATCCTTCTGAGAATAGCACACAGACTGAACTGAAAGTGAGAATCTTGACAGGAAACCAAACTGATAAGCATAGGATAGCCCTTGAG GCCATTGCTTTAAATGTTGGCTTCTCAAGAGGTGCAGTGGAGCATGTTGCTGTTGAAGATACTGACAATCTCCTTGCTATAGCTAACCTTGTCATATACTGTTCTTGCTTTGATGAGCAATCCTTCCCCAATGTGCTAGTCGAAGCTATGATTCTTGAGAAGCTGGTTATAGCTCCGGACCTTGGAATGATCACAAAATAT ATTGATGATGGGATAAATGGACTCCTTTTTCCAAGAAAGAATATCGCCATGTTAAGTCAAGTCCTACTGCAAGTGGTATCAAACGGGGAACTATCCGATTTAGGGAAAAATATTGCATCAGTTGGTAAAGCCCGTGCGAAAGATCTGATGGCTTCTGAAGCCATTGAAGGCTATGCTGTACTATTGGAAAATGTTATCAAGTTTCCTTCTGAAACACTGACCCCGTTAACTGCTGGGGAGATACCTTTGCCTTTGAAACAAGAGTGGAAATGGCATCTATTTGAGGGTGTGGAGCACTTATACAATGTGAATGAAAGTTTGGCTGACTGCAAGATGCTCCAGAAAATGGATTGGCACAGGAACAGAAAGGATGATCCTCACAGTATTACACCAAAGATTGATGAAACGTTCTCTGCTATTGCATGGAGGGAAGAAAGAGCAAATGGGATTATGAGCGCCAAAATGAAATTGGAAGAAGAGTAT TTGAAGGAGAGGAGTGACCAACCTCATGGAACATGGGAGGAAGTGCATAGAAATGTCAAAAGGGTGGACAGGATGAAAAATGAATTGCATGAAAGAGATGAAAAGGAGCTTGAACGGACAGGTCAGCCACTCTGTATATACGAACCCTTCTATGGGGAGGGAACTTGGCCCTTTCTGCATCAAAGCTCTCTGTATCGTGGAATTGGCCTG TCTTCAAAAGGTCGAAGATTCGGAGCAGATGACATTGATGCTTCTTCTCGTCTCCCGCTGCTCAACAGTGGGTACTACAGAGATATCCTTGGGGAATTTGGAGCTTTCTTTGCTCTGGCTAACAGAATTGACCGGATACACAAGAATTCTTGGATAGGATTTCAATCCTGGAGGGTGACTGCAAGAAAG GCGAACTTGTCAAAAAATGCTGAATCTGCAATGTTGGAAGCTATTCAAACTCAAAAGCATGGAGATGCCTTCTACTTTTGGGTTCGTATGGACCAAGATCCAAGAAATCATGCCAATCAAGATTTCTGGTCCCTCTGTGATGCGATTAATGCTGGGAACTGCAG GTTAGCTGTTTTGGAGGCTTTTCAAAGGATGTATGGCTTCCAGCTTGACGGAGATTTGAGTTCTCTGCCACGTATGCCTAATGACGGAGACACGTGGTCTGTGATGCAAAGTTGGGTTTTGCCTACGAGATCATTCCTGGAATTTGTAATGTTCTCAAG GATGTTTGTAGATGCGCTGGATGCACAGATGTACGACAAGCATCATCAAACTGGGCATTGCATCTTGAGTCTCCACAGG GACAAGCACTGCTACTCTGGTGTTCTCGAGTTGATTGTAAACGTTTGGGCGTTCCACAGTGCACGGCGGATGGTCTATGTAAACCCAGAGACTGGTGCAATGCAGGAGCAGCATCCGCTGGAGGGCAGGAGAGGTCAGATGTCAATCCAGTGGTTCTCCTACGCTACTCTGAAGAGCATGGACGAAGACTTGGCAGAAGAGGCTGATGCGGACCACCCTGACAGAAGGTGGCTCTGGCCACAAACTGGCGAAGTTGTGTGGCAAGGTCTGTACGAGCGGGAGAGGACCATGCGGCAGCAGGAGAAGGAGCGGAGGAAGCAACAGACCAAAGACAAGatccagagaatgaagaagagggcTCGGCAAAAAACCATAGGGAGGTATATAAAGCCACCGTCAGATGATGCCGGTCGCTTAAACGACACAAGGACGGACAGTTGA